CAGCGCGGCCTGGCGGCCGTGGCCGACGTGCAGCGGGCCGGTCGGGTTGGCGGAGACGAATTCGATGATCACATGGTGGCCGTTGCCGGCATCGCTGCGGCCGTAGGCTGCGCCCTGCTGCAGGATGGTGCGCGCCACCGACTGCTTGGCGGCGTCGGCCAGGCGCAGGTTGATGAAGCCGGGACCCGCGATGTCGGCGGCGGCGATCAGGCCTTGCGCCTTCGGATCGGCCTGCAGGGCGGCGACCAGGCGGGTGGCCAGCTCGCGCGGATTGGTCTTCAGCGGCTTGGCCAGCTGCATGGCGATATTGCAGGCGATGTCGCCATGGGTCGGGTCGCGCGGACGCTCCAGCGCGATGTTCGGCGTCAAATCGGTGCCTTCCACGATGGGAGCCAGTGCAGCCTGGAACAGGGCAACGATTTCTTGTTTTTGTTGGGCGAGCATGAATGTGGTCGAAAATGAAATGGTTGGGGCCTGGATGCAGGCAAACATCGGTCATTATACTGGTTTGACGCAACGCGGAATACGTTCCCGGCCATTGCCCCAAAGCTTCGTTTAAGCCTGCGCAACGCTTAACCGCTACAATGTGCGTCTTTATGCATTGACCGATTCGCCATGACTGAAAAGCGCCCGACGCTCACCCTCAAACCCAAGGCCAAGGCCAAGGCCAAGGCCAAGGCCACCCCTGGGGCCGCGCGTCCGGGACAGAACAAGTCCGGCCCCGCACGGCCGCAGGCCAAGGGCGGCCAGGGCAAGGGCGCGCACGACAGCCCGCGCGCCGCGCGCGGTCCGGCGCCGCAGGAACGCCCGGCGCCGGCTTCGATCCCGCAGAGCAGGGCGCCATCGAGCGTCGACGAAGCCCCGCGCCTGCGCCAGAGCCATGAGCTCAAGGTCCCGGCCCAGCTCGATTACCGGCCGGCGCTGAAAACCGATTCGCTCGCCTTTGCGCTGCTCGGCGCGGCCAGCAGCCTGGCCCGCGTGTGGAACGGGACCGCGCTGCCGCAGGCCCTGGCCGAGGTGGTCCAGGCGTATGAGGCGACGCCGCAGGCGCGCGGCGCGATGCAGGACATCGCCTACCGCACGATGCGCCAGCTGGGCCGCAGCGAGACCCTGCTGGCCATGATGACGAGCAAACCGCCGGAACCGCCGATGCTGGCCGCCCTGTTGTGCGCCGCGCTGGCCCTGCTCGATCCGCCGGAAGGCAGCCAGCCGCCTTATGAAGCCTTTACCGTGGTCGACCAGGCGGTCGGCGCGGCCGCCGCGCATCCGGATTTCGCACACGCCAAGGCGATGGTGAACGCGGTGCTGCGCCGCTTCCTGCGCGAGAAGGACGGCCTGCTCGGCGAGGCGCTGGCGCAGCCGCTGGCGCGCTGGAATTATCCGCAGTGGTGGATCGACGCCGTGCGCACCGCCTATCCGCAGCAGTGGCAAGCCATCCTCCAGGCCGGCAACCGCCAGCCGCCGCTGACCCTGCGCGTCAACCTGCGCAAGACCAGCGTCGACGCCTACATGGACACCCTGGCCGCGGCCGGCATCGACGCCTCGCGGGTCGGGCCAAGCGCGCTGCGCCTGGCCCAGGCCATGAACGTGATGCAGATCCCCGGCTTCGAGCAGGGCCTGGCGTCGGTGCAGGACGCCGGCGCCCAGCTGGCCGCACCGCTGCTCGACCTGCGTGACGGCATGCGCGTGCTGGATGCCTGCGCCGCCCCCGGCGGCAAGAGCGGCCACATCCTCGAAACCGCCGACGTCGACCTGACCGCGCTGGACGTCGACAGCCGCCGCCTGGCGCGGGTCGACCAGAACCTGCAGCGCCTGGGCCTGCAGGCGACCGTCAAGACGGGCGCGGCCGAACACGCCGACTGGTGGGACGGCCGCCAGTACGACCGCATCCTGGCCGACGTGCCCTGCACGGCCTCCGGCATCGTGCGGCGCCATCCGGACATCCGCTGGTTGCGCCGCAAGAGCGATACCCACCAACTTGCAACACTTTCTACCAAAATACTCGACAATCTTTGGCAGATGCTGCGGCCCGATGGTAAATTGCTGTTCGTGACATGTTCGCTCTGGCCGCAGGAATCGGAAGCGCAGGCCGCCGCCTTCGCGGCGCGCCATGGTGCGGTCCGTCTCGATGCGCCGGGCCAGCTTCTTCCAACGAGCGGTGCCGGGCAGGATCATGATGGTCTGTTCTATGCCCTGTTCCAGAAGGCCGGGGCGTGAGACTTCCCGATAACACGCTTTTTTAAGGCCTGGCCCTAGTGATTGCTCGATTTTTCCGTCTGCTCGTTTGCCAGCTGCTGCTGGTCTTCGCATGCGGCGGCGCCCATGCGGCCGAGGGGATCGAGATCACCAGCGCCGGCATCGAAGCCTCCGACGACGGCTACCGCCTGCGGGCCAATTATTCCTTCGACCTGACGCCCGGCCTCGAACAGGCCGTGATGCATGGCGTGCCCCTGTATTTCACCACCGAGATCGAGCTGACCCGGCCGCGCTGGTGGTGGACCGACGACAAGGCCGTTTCCAAGCGCCGCACGGTGCGCCTGCATTACGACCTGCTGACCCGCCAGTACACGGTGATGGTGGTCGGCAGTCTCCAGCAAAGCTACCCGACGCTGGAAGAGGCGCTGTTCCTGATCCGGCGTCCGAACCGCTGGCTGATCGCCTCGCGCGGCGATCTCAAGCCCGGCGAAACCTACAACGTGACCCTGCGCATGTTCATGGACCGCGAATACCTGCAGAAGCCGCTCCAGGTCGATGCCTTCAACAATGCCGACCTGCGCCTGGCTTCGCACAAGAAGACCTTCACCTACCGGGCGGAGTAAGCGGTGACCCAGGTCCTGCGCTACGCACTCGTGATCGGCAGCGCGATCGGCTCGATCCTGCTGTTCCTGCTCGCCTCGGCGTCCGACAACTCGGGCTTCTTCGACCGTAATTACTCCTGGCTGCTGGGGCTGAACGCCGCGGTCGCCGGCGCGCTCCTGATCCTGGTGATCGTCGCCCTGACGCGCCTGTACGCGCGCCACAAGGCCGGCAAGTTCGGCTCGCGCCTGATGACCCGCCTGATGCTGCTGTTCGCCGGCATCGGCATCCTGCCCGGACTGGTGATCTTCATGGTCTCGGTGCAGTTCGTGTCGCACTCGATCGAGTCCTGGTTCGACGTCAAGATCGAGGCCGCGCTCGACTCCGGCCTGAACCTGGGCCGGGCCGCGCTCGACGAATCGCTGTCCGAGCTGGGCGCGAGCGCCAACACCACCGCCGCGACCCTGGCCGGGCAGGACCCGGTCAGCGCGCGCGTGATCCTCACGCGCCTGGTCAGCGAAGAGACCGGCATGCAGAGCGCGCTGCTGCTGTCGGCCGAGGGCCATGTGCTGGCTTCCGCGGCCGAAGACCCGCAGGTCGACCTGGCGCCTGACCTGCCGACCCCGCAGATGCTCAAGCGGGCAGGGTTGCCGGGCGGGTATGCGCAGTCCGAAGGCAGCGCCGAGCGCGAGTTCCGCGACTTCCAAGGCGCCGGCGCGTCGAGCGGCCTGGACATGGCGACCGGCCTGCGCCAGCGCGTGGTAGTGGCGGTGCCCGAGCCGCCCGGCACGGCGCCGCGCTACCTGCAGCTGATGCAGTCGGTGCCGATCAACCTGGCCTCCAACGCCCAGGTGCTGCAGGACGCCTACAGCACCTACCAGAACCGCGCCTTCGCCCGCACCGGGCTGCGC
This window of the Massilia sp. WG5 genome carries:
- the rsmB gene encoding 16S rRNA (cytosine(967)-C(5))-methyltransferase RsmB, translated to MTEKRPTLTLKPKAKAKAKAKATPGAARPGQNKSGPARPQAKGGQGKGAHDSPRAARGPAPQERPAPASIPQSRAPSSVDEAPRLRQSHELKVPAQLDYRPALKTDSLAFALLGAASSLARVWNGTALPQALAEVVQAYEATPQARGAMQDIAYRTMRQLGRSETLLAMMTSKPPEPPMLAALLCAALALLDPPEGSQPPYEAFTVVDQAVGAAAAHPDFAHAKAMVNAVLRRFLREKDGLLGEALAQPLARWNYPQWWIDAVRTAYPQQWQAILQAGNRQPPLTLRVNLRKTSVDAYMDTLAAAGIDASRVGPSALRLAQAMNVMQIPGFEQGLASVQDAGAQLAAPLLDLRDGMRVLDACAAPGGKSGHILETADVDLTALDVDSRRLARVDQNLQRLGLQATVKTGAAEHADWWDGRQYDRILADVPCTASGIVRRHPDIRWLRRKSDTHQLATLSTKILDNLWQMLRPDGKLLFVTCSLWPQESEAQAAAFAARHGAVRLDAPGQLLPTSGAGQDHDGLFYALFQKAGA
- a CDS encoding DUF4390 domain-containing protein, whose translation is MIARFFRLLVCQLLLVFACGGAHAAEGIEITSAGIEASDDGYRLRANYSFDLTPGLEQAVMHGVPLYFTTEIELTRPRWWWTDDKAVSKRRTVRLHYDLLTRQYTVMVVGSLQQSYPTLEEALFLIRRPNRWLIASRGDLKPGETYNVTLRMFMDREYLQKPLQVDAFNNADLRLASHKKTFTYRAE